CCTGGGTGTTGGGGTACTATGCGGAGGACTACCCGGGCGACCCCACGTCGTACGGCTCGCTCCTGAGGGGCAAGGGGGTCCTCGACTCCATGGCGGCCTTTCTCCACCCTGTGGGGACCGACGGCCGCGTATCCGGGACGGCGAGCAAGCGCGCGGTCGAAGCCGCGAAGGCGGCTGGAATTCAGGCTCTAGCGCTCGTCCATAATATGGGTCCTTCAGGATTCGACGCAAAACGCGCAAGCGCCCTTCTCCAGAACACGAACTCACGGGAAGCGGCGATACGAGATATCCTGAGCATCCTGGAGCAGGGTGGGTACGACGGGGTGAACATCGACCTCGAAAACGTTCGCCCGTCCGAGCGGGACAAGCTCACAGCGTTCATGCAGGAGCTCGCTCAAAAGCTCAAGCCGCGGGGGTATCTCGTAACCATGTCGGTGCCGGCGAAGACTGCGGATCATTCAGGAGCGGACTGGGTCGGTGCGTTCGACTACTACGCACTTGGCCGCGTGTGCGACCGCGTGATGCTGATGACCTACGACGAGCATTCTTGGACCAGCGGCCCTGGCCCGGTCGCGTCGTACAATTGGGTGGAGAAGGTCGTGCGGTATGCAATAACGCAGATGCCGCGCAGCAAGATCCTGCTGGGGATCCCGGCTTATGGGTATGATTGGAATCTCCAGACGGGCAAGGTGACGGCCCTCTCGTACACGCAGGTCATGAGCCGCGCCAAAGCCCTCGGCATCGACCCGTCGTGGGACCAGACCGCGAGATCGCCTTATTTCAAATACGTAGACTCGCATGGCGCCCGACACGAGGTGTGGTTCGAGTCCTCCAGCAGCATAAAGCCCAAGCTCGACCTCGTCACCGCGTACAACTTGGGAGGCGTGGCCATATGGCGCTTGGGATACGAGGATGACGCCTACTGGCAGGTCATCCGGCAGAAGCTGGGATGACGGCGCCGGGATGACGGCAGTAGACGCGTAGGACGGGACGGGTGCCACAGCCCGCTGCCCACCGTCTCACCGAGCGCCCACGAGCTCAGATATGGTCGCGAACTGATAGCCGTTTTTCCGTGCGGTCTCAATGATGGCGGGAAGCGCCTTGATCGTGACCTCTGTAGGGTGCATCAGGACTATCGCACCAGGCGACATCTTTCGCACAACCCGGTCGATCACCTTCTGATGGTCCTTCGTGTTCCAGTCTATGGTGTCGATCGTCCACATGATAGTGGTGTAGCCCAGAGACGCGGCGGCCGATGTCACCGTCTGGTTGCATTCCCCGTACGGGGGAGCGAACAGCTTCCTCGGCTTCGCGCCGAGCCTCCCGAGCAGGTCCTCGTTCCGGAGAATCAAGTCACGGATCTCGGCCTCAGGCATCTTGGCCACGTGCACATGTTTCGCGCCATGGTTTCCGATGTCATGCCCTTCAGCTGCAAGGAGCTTCACCGAATCCGGGTACTTCTGGGCCCACTCTCCGTCGATGAAGAAAGTAGCCTTGACGTTGTTGGCGCGGAGGATCTCCAGCATGCCAGGGAGGTATTCCTCACCCCACGCCACGTTTACCGCGAGGGCCATGACCTTCTGGTCGGTGTCGACTTTGTACACGGGGCTGAAGAGCCTTCGCGTTATGGTGGGCATCACCGTCACCCTGGCGAGCTCCACCGCTTCGCCAGGCTTAGCCTGCATCACCCTGGCTACGGTGAGGTCCACATCGATATCAGTGCCTGGTTCCTCAGCTATTATCTCTCCGGTCTCCTTGAAGAGCATGGCGTCCTTCGGTGCGACCCGTTCCTCTTCCGCCATGGTTTCCACGATCCGCCGCACTTCCTGAGGCATTAGCCCGGCTACCTGTCTGCCCTCGAGAGTCACGCCGGGCCGCACCCCGTAGAAGACCCGTTTCACCTCATCGAGGGACGAGACGAAAACCGCGGTGAATACCATGACAAGGACCGCAAACGCCGCGAGCAATATGCCTTCCTTGCTAATCACGATGGCTGTCAGGCGTGCCTCGCGCTTCGGGATCAACCTGTCCTCCCTACGCATCCACCGGAGACCTCCCCTCATGTCGTCCTGCTTCCCCCGGCACCTCTATAGGACGCTGCTCTCCCGTGTGAGGGTGTATGTAGTACCTTCCCTCCAGCAGAAGGCTGGAAAGAGGAACGATGGCGTATCCCTGCTTCTTCAGCTCGGTTATGACGGAAGGCAGGGCTTCGACGGTGTGGGTGCCCGTGACATGGAATCTCACGATGGCCCCCTTGTGAATCTTTCCCAAAACCCTGTCTTTGATGTCGGCAGGGGGGGCACCCCGCCAATCCAGCGAATCTATGCTCCATATGACGGTTTCGTAACCGAGGTCTCTGGCGGCCTCGATGACCTTGTTGCTATACTCGCCGTAGGGCGGCCGGAACACCTTGGGGGCACGTCCTGTGACCTCTTCCAGGGCCTTGTGGGCCTTCTCCAACTCCCGCTTCAGCTCGGAAGGGGAAAGCGAGTTCGGGTGCGGCACAGAGTAAGTATAGTTCCCTAGATCGTGACCGTCCGAGACGATCTGCCGAGCCACGACAGGATGGTCCGACACCCATTTGCCGGAGACGAAGAAGGTGGCCTTGACCTCATGCTCCCTAAGCACCGCGAGGATCTCCGCCGTCCGGTCCCTGCCGAACCCGCTTTCGAACGTGAAGGCCACCTTCTTGTCGGCGCTCGCAACGAAGTACACAGGGACGAGCCTGCCCGACACGGTGGCGATGACCGCCCGCGCAGCGCCCACGAGAGCGAGTTCAGCGGCGTGAACGATGGCGAGCAATAGGATGGCTGCGATCACCAGGCGGCGCCAGTTTCGCCCTATGACAACGAGCATGGACCGCCCTCCCCCATGGACCGCGTTCCCGTAATTATGTATGCCGGCTGGGAACGCCACATTCCTGGGGTTATCGAGATGCTGCAGCATCGGTGCACCTCTGCCGGGCCCGCGCGCGGGTCCGGCACAGCCCCGTGGCTCGAGCAAGGAGGCGGGGGCGTCGCCTGCGCCCCCGCACCTGCCGACCCGTTGCCAAGCAACGTTGCCAACCAAGGTCATGGCCTGCCCTGACCCGAGCCTTGCCGAGCAGGCCCGACGCGCCAAGCTCCTTGGCCTATGCCCTCACCTCGCGAAGTAGTGGTTTCCTATGATGATTGTTATGGGACGGGAGAAGATCCACGGAGAGGAGACTTTCGCAGGATTGTAGAAGTAGAGGGCGCCGTACGTGGGGTCCCATCCGGCCAACGCGTCCTGGGCGGCCCGATAAGACTCAGGGTCCGGCGGCAGGTTGATCTGCCCGTCCATGACAGACGTGAACGCCCACGGCTCGTATATCACCCCGGCTACTGTCTTGGGGAAACGCGGGTTCTTCAGTCTGTTCATGACGACCGCACCCACGCCCACCTTGCCCAGGTACGGCTCGCCTCTGGCCTCACCCGCGATGAGGTGGGCCAACAGCTCGTAATCGGATGATGCCGCGCTCGCGACGTCGCCCGACGGCACGGGAAGACGCGCCGACGAGACGAGGAGCACGGCCAGAAGTCCGAGTGCCACGATTCTGGTCTTGCCGAGTCTCATGGCGTTACCTCCTTACCTGGTACTTTGTCGACGCGCGCGAACACGCGCGAGGCGGAGCCCGATGGGCCCCATTAATACGAACTCGTGAGCGGATCATAGCATACCAAAGCAGGGCAAGGCAACCGGAAGATCATGTCAGGGCGGAGTCCGCGTCAGCCAAGCCAAGATCGCACCCTCGACACAACGTCCGCGGCCGCGCCGGCGTAGCACTCGACGCCGGTGGGGAGCGAAGACAGGAAGACTGCGCCGTAACGCTTCTCCACGAGCCGCTTGTCGAGGACGACCACCACGCCCCTGTCCTCACGCGTTCTTATGAGCCTTCCGAATCCCTGCCGGAACCTCACGACCGCGCTCGGCAGGGTATACGAGTAGAACCCGCTGCTGCCCGCCTTTTCCGCGGCCTCCACCTTCGCCTCCACGAGCGGGCTCGTGGGCACCTGAAACGGCAGTTTCACCAGGATGACACAGGACAGGGCCTCGCCAGGCACGTCAACGCCTTGCCAAAAGCTGTCGGCTCCGAGCAGGACACCCGGTTTCTCCCGGAAATGCGTGAGCATGAGATGGCGAGGCATGTCTCCTTGTCTGAACACTGGGATCCCGGTGCCCTCCAGACCTGCGCGCAGCACCTCGTGGGTGTGGTAAAGCATGTCCATGGACGTGAAGAGGACAAAGGCCCGCCCCCTGGACGCCTTCACGATGTCGACGATCGCCCGTGCGGCCGCGTCCTGGAACGCTGGGTCCTGAGGATGCGGGAGGTCGCAGGCCACGGCAAGCAGCGCTTGTCTTGAGAAGTCAAACGGCGAGTCGAACACGATCTCGAGTGGCGGCTCGCTCGGGCCCGTGAGGCCGACTTCCTTTCTAAAAAAGCCAAACTCTCCTCGCACGGTCAGAGTGGCTGAGGTAAACACAGCCGACTCGACTTGGGAGAAGAGGCGTTCCCCAAGGATCGGCCCGACGTCGAGAGGCGTCGCCACGAGCTCGACGTCGTTGGGAAGCATCTCGGCCCAGTACACGTGCGTTTCATCCCCCCGGCGCATCACGAAGTCGAGGGCTGCGGCCTCCGAGGAAATCCTCACAGCCGAGCCCTGGAGCTCCGCCATGAGTCCCTGGAGACGCTCGTCGCCGTCAGCATCGAGGTCAGCGAGGCTGTCCAGCACAGAGCCGAGGTCGCGGGCCACCTCATCCGCCCTGATGATGACGCGTTCGGCGCCGGGAGCGATGTCCTCCTTCCAGGCCGCCGACGCGACGAGCTCGTCCTTCAATCTCACCGCGCGTTGCCTCGCGCGGTCACGCTCGCCTTGGCCCTCCCGCGAGCTATCCCACCCCATCTCTCTGCGAACAGGGTCAGGGCCCAAGGGATCCATCACCCGCGTGAGCGAGTCGAAGAACCACTCGACGCTCTCGCGCAGGCGCTTGACGCTCTCGGTGGCAACGTCCACCAGGCGTCCCACACTGGCACGCTCGCCTTGTGCGCCCTCTCCGTCGGCGTCGCGAAACAGGCTTGCCCGGAGCGATGCAAGCAGCCCGCCCTCGCCTCTTCGGCCGTCACCCCTGCCGCGTCCCCGCTCTGCGCGCACGAGGTCTTGGCAGGCCTTGCGCATTTGCGCGAGGCTCGCACGGCGACCTAGCCTTTCAGCCGCGACCTCTGGGACGTTGTGAGCCTCGTCGAAGATGACGTAATGATAATCTGGAAGAACCCGCGCACCCGGCATGCCCGGGCCCGTCGCCCTGAGCGCAAGGTCGGAGAAAAGCAGGTGGTGGTTGGTGACCAGGATGTCCGCTTGTTCCATCTCCGCCCTCGCCCGGGCGAAATAGCACGTGGAAAGATAGGGGCACCTCGCGCGAAGGCACGACATGGAGTCGGACGCGATCTGGTCCCAGAGAGCCTGGGGCACCGCAATATGGAAGTCCGACTTCGAGCCAGTGGGGACGCTCGGCAATTCGGAAAGGACGGCCGCCAGGGCCTGCCTGAAAGCCGGGTCGGCCGGGGGGTCATCGGCCTCGCTCGCGACGCGTGCAAGCTTGCGCCGGCACACGTAATTGGCTCTGCCTTTTACTAGAGTGAAACGGAACCGCGCGCCGAGCGCGCGCGAGAGGCCGGGGAGGTCCTTGTGGATGAGCTGCTCCTGAAGGTTTATCGTGTTTGTGGACACGACGACCTTCTCGTTGCTTTCGCGAGCCCACAGCACGGCAGGCACGAGGTACGCAAGGGACTTGCCGGTGCCGGTGCCGCTCTCGATGAACGCGTGACGAGAGGTGGCGAACGCCTTCCAGACCGCGATGGCCATTTCGACTTGGGGCTGCCTCACCTCGTAACCCTCGAATGCCGAGGCGAGCGGCCCGTGCGCTGAAAAGACAGCCGCCACCTCGTCCTTGCCGACCCGCGACATCTACCAGCTCACCGCCTCAGCCGCGAGGCGGCGCAATACAGCGAGGTTGCGCGCGTCGTCGTCGAGGGTTTTGCGAGGAGTCTCGAGGATGAAAGGAAGATGGGCGAGCTTCGTACAGCCGAGAATGGTGCGGAAGCCGTCTTCGCCGATGCATCCCTTCCCGATGTCAGCATGACGGTCCAGGTGCGACCCGAGATCTCCGACGGAATCATTGGCGTGCACCAACGCGAGGCTCGTCCAGCCCACGGTGGCCTTCAGCTTTTCAAGGACTTCCGACAAGCCCTCCGCGGTCCGGATCTCATAGCCTGCCGCGAGCACGTGGCAGGTATCCAAGCATATGCCCAGCGGCACAGCACGTGCCCGGTCCATGATCTCCATCTGTTCCTCGAACGTCTTGCCTATCTCCGTGCCAGCGCCAGACACCATCTCCAGGAGGAGGCGTGGCTTTTCTGCAGCCCCGTTGCCCGTCGAGGGCGTGTGACACGCGATCTCGCACGCGTCCACGATCGCCGAGGCGATCCTGGCGATGCCGGCCGCCTCTCCCGAGCCGAGATGGCTCCCGGGGTGAAACACGAGCATCTCGGCACCGACCGCCTTTGCGAGCATGATGTCATGGGCAAGCGCGTCCCGCGACGCCTCATACGTCTCCTTCTTCGGGGACGCGAGGTTGAGCAGGTACGGAGCGTGGATGACGAGCGGCTGGATCCCCGCGGCCGCGAGACCCTCCTTGAAAACCCGGGCCTCTTCTTTATCGATCACCCCCGCCCGGAGGCTTCGCGGGCTTCGCGAGAACATCTGCATCGTGTCACACTTGAGGAAGCGGGCGGCTTCGAGAGCGCTCCGGAGACCGCCGGCCCTGTTCACGTGGGCGCCGAACTTCACGGCACATCACCCCCGTGGGCAGGTATTCGCTGCTCGGAAGGGATTTCCTGCAAAGGCAGGGGCCACGCCCGTTCGCAGGTTGGGTCCGTGAGGATGGGTTTCTCGCTATCTGCGCCCGAGGGCGTCCAGAAAGCGCAGGAAAGGATTTCGTTCGATGGCCGCCGTGATGGAGTGACGCTCGGCGTAAACGTGGACCAAACACAACGCCAGAAGCGCCGCCACTCTTGCCGCCACCGGGGTGGTGAGCGCGAGCCAGTAGCCTAGCGCCGCACCGAGGGGGTTGCTCCCGGCGTCCCCGAGCATGCCGCGCTCCGCCAGATCGTCCCGAATCTCCGCGAGGATAGCCCCGGCGAGGCCCACCGGAACCAGGGCCGGGGCCCGCAAACCGGTGGCCACTGCGAGTGCCGTCGCTCCCACCAGGTATGCTTTGGCGGCACGCCCGGGCCTGAGGTCAAGAAGGTTTGAGAGATTCGCCGCGAGGGCCACCACGAGCGCGTCCAACGCCAGGGCGGGCGCGGGCAGGGCTGGGGCAGCAGTGCGGATGGCTATGGCCGCAGACACCAAGATGACGCCCGCCTTCAGGAGCCCAGTGGTGACGATCCCCTTCTTGAAGAGCGCGGTCGCATGCCCAGTTATCCCCCGGGACTCGCTCGAACCGAAAAGGTCATCAACTACGCCCGCTAGCATGGCCGCGTTCACGACGATGAGGCATGGGCCGGCCAAGGCCCAGCTCGCGTCCGGATCCGGCAGGAGGGCCATGACGGCCCCGGACGCAATGGTCGCCGAGGCTACGAGAGGGATCCCCATTGACGTGGGAACAGGGCGCCCGGCATAGTTCGGCCGGAGGTGTCCCCAGCGCGCCAACATGGCGCGGCCCAGCGGGACCAAGCCGAGCGTGAGGATGTACCCAAGCACCAAACACGCCGCCAATGCTCTAGTCACCCCCCATCCCGGACCGCGGGCGTGGAATGGCGCGGCTCGCGAGGGCCCGTGTCACCCAATACAGCTGCCGTCCTCTGTGAACGAACCCGGCAAGGTCCCGGCCCGTCACCCTGTGCGACATGTCGCATTCGACCTCCACGATGCGGTACCCCCGCCTCGCAGCGTCGATCGTGAGCGCGACCTCCACACCGAACCCCTCGGCGAACGGCACGAGCCCGAGAAGAACCTCACGTCTTGCCGCCCGCTGGCCCGAAAGTGGGGCCGAGAGGGAGAGACCGCATAAGCATCTCACGCCGAGAAAAGCCAGGGTCCTGACGATGCCGAATCCTCCCCTCTTGGCCCCGCCGCAGCAGGCCCGCGGGAACGTCGCGATGCTCATGTCCGCCTCGCCGCGCGCAATGGGGTCGACGAGCCTGCCCAGCTCGGACGCTGTCTCAGCCAGGTCCGCATCGAGAAAGACCACGACGTCCCCGGTGGCACGCAGAACGCCCCGGGTGAGCGCGGCACCCTTTCCCAAGCGACGGCCAGTCTCTATCACGTCTGCGCCTGCAGCAAGCGCGACAGAGGCGGTCCCGTCCGTGGATCCGTCGTCGACCACGAGCACCTCGCAATCGACACCGCAGGTCCTAGCGGCCATCCTCGCCGCCGTCACCGTGTCCGCAATGGTGCGCCTCTCGTTGTGCGCGGGAATGACGACGGAAATGCGCCCTTTCATTGTGATAGTCCCCATAGGTCCGGCACGCGTATCTCCGAACCGCCCTTGATCCCGAAATGGCCTCTCCACCCGGCGAGCGCGTAGACGAGAGAAAGGCGCCCCAGCGGGAGATCGACGCAGTCGACCGTGGAGATCCCCTCGCGCCTGTAATCGGCAATCTGCGAGACTTTCACGTTCCAGCCTTCCACACACACCACGTCCACCTGGAGGGCCTTCACAGCTCTCACGATGGGGATCCCCGCGTCAGCGGGCGTGAATCCCGGGTCTAGACTGCCCACCACGAGCACGACCGCGTCCGCCCGCCCGCCGCGTCCGCCCCCTCGCTCCTCCGCGCCCGCAGTATCAGCATCCCCGCTGCCCCCGGGACGAAGCAGGTTCTGCCCGGCCACGGACACGTATCCCAGGTTCAAAAGAGAATGCAACACCGGCGAGGCTTCGCCGGCCACGAGGTACGCGGCAAGCGCTGAGGCCACTTCCCGTGTCACTACCTCCGCCCGAGACGCAGGCACCCCTAGCGACGACGCGAACTCCACGGCTTGCCGGCCGGACGCCGGCGCAAAGCTTCCAAGGACGTCGACCACCCGCACCAGCTGGCCTCCGGCATCCACAATCGCGCGCCCGATCCGCTCCACCTCTTCGGCGGGCATCGCCTCCCGGCACACCACGATGGCCACCCGCCTTCCTGCAAGCTTCCCACGCACAAGCGAGGCCACCACGGTGTCCTCAAAGTCGAGAGACGCGGTCAGGGCTCGTTCGGAGGCGGCAAGCCGCGCCCCGAGGCTGTCCCTCTCAGCCTTGAGAGCTGCGAAATCCTCTTCGAGCCGGTCGATCATCTGCTCCTGCCGCTCGACAAGAGCGCTGTCGGTCACCATCGCGATGCCGACAAGGATGCCCACCCCGAGCGCGAGGAACACAGCCACAAGGGAGGCCACATGCCATTTCATGTCGATCATCACGAATGGCCCACCCCTTCCGGCCCATCTACCTGCAAGAGCCCCGTGTTAGAAGAGCCCCATCCTAGAAGAGCCCCATGTCGAGCTTGAGCCTGATGATCACGAGCCTCAGGATCTGCCTAGCCATATCGGATTGCACGGCCGCGAGCGTCAGAGGAACCAGCGCGGCCACGACGAGGAGGACTATGTAGCCCGTTCTCATGCGGCCCTTGTAGAGCTTGCTCACTCCCTTGGCGTCCACGAGAGCGGAACCCACTTTGAGGCGGGTGAGGAAGGTAGATGCCATTCCTGGGCGGCCCTTGTCGAGGAAATCCTCGAGGCTCGAGTGGGCGCCGACAGCCACGATGAGCTCCGCGCCGTTCTCGTGGGCGAGGAGCATCGCCAGGTCCTCGCTCGTGCCCGGAATGGGGCACACGGCGGCGTCGAGGCCCATGCGCCTGATTCGCTCCAGACCAGGGGCCCGGCCGTCCGGGTAGGCGTGGACCACGATCTCACTGCCGCGTCGCAGCGCTTCATCAGACACGCTGTCCATGTCGCCCACGATGATATCTGGAGAGAAGCCGATCTCGACAAGAGCGTCCGCCGCGCCGTCCACCGCGATGAGCACAGGGCGTACTTCCTCGATGTAGGACCTTATGGCTCGCAGGTCCTCACGGTAGTCCCTTCCCCGGACCACCACGAGCGCATGTCTTCCGGCGATCCTCGTGCGGAGCGGAGGGAAGGGATGGTCGCCGAGGATCGCTGATTTCTCCTGCCGCGCGTGCTCGATGGTGTTCGACACGAACGCGTCCAGCTCGCGTGAAAGGCCGTGGCGCGCCTTCCCGATCTCGCGCTCGAGCGAAGCCAGCGTCTGGACGCGGCCCATGCCCACCACCTTTCCCTGCCTGAGCACGGCGTTCCCCTGCAGCTCAATGACGTCGCCATCCCGGACGAGATCCATGATATGCGGGCCGACATCGTCGATGACGTACACGCCGGCCCGGCACAACACGAGCGGCCCCGGATTGGGATAACGACCGCTTACGGACTTACGCGCGTTCACCACGGCCCGTGCCCCCGCGGTGGCGAGCGACTCGCACGCGACAACGTCGATGTCCTCGTGGTCGACCACGGCGATCTCGCCGGGACGCAACCGTGTCAGGAGGTTCTTGGTCTTGCGGTCAACCCTGGCGACGCCTCTGTACCTCACGCGGCCGCCCTCCGCACGTTCTCTTGGGTCTTCGCCACCTCCCCCTCTCGTGGAATAGTATGCTAAGCCCCGGAAGTTATCATTCGACCCGGTGCGGCCGCAGGCGGCCGCAGAATTTGTCTAGCTGCGGTTTTATACCCGCCCGCCATGCGCTTTTCATCCGGTTTTTCCCTAAGCATGACGCCACAAGTTTTCGTCTCGTTTCTTGACGCCGCTAGGTTTGCCGGTGCTTGCACGATGGGGTGTGGAGAATTCGGTTGCCTTAAGCGCCGAATTCGAACGAGGAGCGCACAAGGCGCGCCGTCCCCGGAGGGCAAGGCCGATAGCCTTGGCAGGACCCCTCCGCCGAAAGGCGGCGCGAACGCTTGGCGACATACTTGGTTTCAGTCGTGCTGCAGTAAGTTTTGAGCCCCGGGAGTACTACTTCCGGGGCCCTCTTGCAGACGCTCTTGAAAGGCCAGCAGGTGGTTCGTCT
The nucleotide sequence above comes from Bacillota bacterium. Encoded proteins:
- a CDS encoding SH3 domain-containing protein; the protein is MDPKIAAAVMTLLLLVFSAQDQTPSPGPVEPPADAPGVSVSGGAASGPAAGLASTGSGASQGAKNAAGSTQRGSASTASSGSSKARPAPLLEPGTSTTVTERARVRKGPGTSYATLTKVNPATKLVVLARHDDWYQVRLDGGKVGWIAGFLLVDPLDAREGDAGLGANDAASATPGRSTNSTTWVLGYYAEDYPGDPTSYGSLLRGKGVLDSMAAFLHPVGTDGRVSGTASKRAVEAAKAAGIQALALVHNMGPSGFDAKRASALLQNTNSREAAIRDILSILEQGGYDGVNIDLENVRPSERDKLTAFMQELAQKLKPRGYLVTMSVPAKTADHSGADWVGAFDYYALGRVCDRVMLMTYDEHSWTSGPGPVASYNWVEKVVRYAITQMPRSKILLGIPAYGYDWNLQTGKVTALSYTQVMSRAKALGIDPSWDQTARSPYFKYVDSHGARHEVWFESSSSIKPKLDLVTAYNLGGVAIWRLGYEDDAYWQVIRQKLG
- a CDS encoding polysaccharide deacetylase family protein codes for the protein MRREDRLIPKREARLTAIVISKEGILLAAFAVLVMVFTAVFVSSLDEVKRVFYGVRPGVTLEGRQVAGLMPQEVRRIVETMAEEERVAPKDAMLFKETGEIIAEEPGTDIDVDLTVARVMQAKPGEAVELARVTVMPTITRRLFSPVYKVDTDQKVMALAVNVAWGEEYLPGMLEILRANNVKATFFIDGEWAQKYPDSVKLLAAEGHDIGNHGAKHVHVAKMPEAEIRDLILRNEDLLGRLGAKPRKLFAPPYGECNQTVTSAAASLGYTTIMWTIDTIDWNTKDHQKVIDRVVRKMSPGAIVLMHPTEVTIKALPAIIETARKNGYQFATISELVGAR
- a CDS encoding polysaccharide deacetylase family protein, which codes for MLQHLDNPRNVAFPAGIHNYGNAVHGGGRSMLVVIGRNWRRLVIAAILLLAIVHAAELALVGAARAVIATVSGRLVPVYFVASADKKVAFTFESGFGRDRTAEILAVLREHEVKATFFVSGKWVSDHPVVARQIVSDGHDLGNYTYSVPHPNSLSPSELKRELEKAHKALEEVTGRAPKVFRPPYGEYSNKVIEAARDLGYETVIWSIDSLDWRGAPPADIKDRVLGKIHKGAIVRFHVTGTHTVEALPSVITELKKQGYAIVPLSSLLLEGRYYIHPHTGEQRPIEVPGEAGRHEGRSPVDA
- a CDS encoding DEAD/DEAH box helicase family protein is translated as MSRVGKDEVAAVFSAHGPLASAFEGYEVRQPQVEMAIAVWKAFATSRHAFIESGTGTGKSLAYLVPAVLWARESNEKVVVSTNTINLQEQLIHKDLPGLSRALGARFRFTLVKGRANYVCRRKLARVASEADDPPADPAFRQALAAVLSELPSVPTGSKSDFHIAVPQALWDQIASDSMSCLRARCPYLSTCYFARARAEMEQADILVTNHHLLFSDLALRATGPGMPGARVLPDYHYVIFDEAHNVPEVAAERLGRRASLAQMRKACQDLVRAERGRGRGDGRRGEGGLLASLRASLFRDADGEGAQGERASVGRLVDVATESVKRLRESVEWFFDSLTRVMDPLGPDPVRREMGWDSSREGQGERDRARQRAVRLKDELVASAAWKEDIAPGAERVIIRADEVARDLGSVLDSLADLDADGDERLQGLMAELQGSAVRISSEAAALDFVMRRGDETHVYWAEMLPNDVELVATPLDVGPILGERLFSQVESAVFTSATLTVRGEFGFFRKEVGLTGPSEPPLEIVFDSPFDFSRQALLAVACDLPHPQDPAFQDAAARAIVDIVKASRGRAFVLFTSMDMLYHTHEVLRAGLEGTGIPVFRQGDMPRHLMLTHFREKPGVLLGADSFWQGVDVPGEALSCVILVKLPFQVPTSPLVEAKVEAAEKAGSSGFYSYTLPSAVVRFRQGFGRLIRTREDRGVVVVLDKRLVEKRYGAVFLSSLPTGVECYAGAAADVVSRVRSWLG
- a CDS encoding deoxyribonuclease IV, coding for MKFGAHVNRAGGLRSALEAARFLKCDTMQMFSRSPRSLRAGVIDKEEARVFKEGLAAAGIQPLVIHAPYLLNLASPKKETYEASRDALAHDIMLAKAVGAEMLVFHPGSHLGSGEAAGIARIASAIVDACEIACHTPSTGNGAAEKPRLLLEMVSGAGTEIGKTFEEQMEIMDRARAVPLGICLDTCHVLAAGYEIRTAEGLSEVLEKLKATVGWTSLALVHANDSVGDLGSHLDRHADIGKGCIGEDGFRTILGCTKLAHLPFILETPRKTLDDDARNLAVLRRLAAEAVSW
- a CDS encoding glycosyltransferase family 2 protein, with protein sequence MKGRISVVIPAHNERRTIADTVTAARMAARTCGVDCEVLVVDDGSTDGTASVALAAGADVIETGRRLGKGAALTRGVLRATGDVVVFLDADLAETASELGRLVDPIARGEADMSIATFPRACCGGAKRGGFGIVRTLAFLGVRCLCGLSLSAPLSGQRAARREVLLGLVPFAEGFGVEVALTIDAARRGYRIVEVECDMSHRVTGRDLAGFVHRGRQLYWVTRALASRAIPRPRSGMGGD
- a CDS encoding copper transporter, with protein sequence MMIDMKWHVASLVAVFLALGVGILVGIAMVTDSALVERQEQMIDRLEEDFAALKAERDSLGARLAASERALTASLDFEDTVVASLVRGKLAGRRVAIVVCREAMPAEEVERIGRAIVDAGGQLVRVVDVLGSFAPASGRQAVEFASSLGVPASRAEVVTREVASALAAYLVAGEASPVLHSLLNLGYVSVAGQNLLRPGGSGDADTAGAEERGGGRGGRADAVVLVVGSLDPGFTPADAGIPIVRAVKALQVDVVCVEGWNVKVSQIADYRREGISTVDCVDLPLGRLSLVYALAGWRGHFGIKGGSEIRVPDLWGLSQ